A window of Mucilaginibacter paludis DSM 18603 contains these coding sequences:
- the rsmH gene encoding 16S rRNA (cytosine(1402)-N(4))-methyltransferase RsmH: MSNYHNPVMLAECIEGLNINPEGTYVDVTFGGGGHSREILKHLGPQGKLIAFDQDVDAQANAIDDERFVFVDQNFRYLKNFCRLHGAIPVDGILADLGVSSHQFDKAERGFSTRFDADLDMRMDQSATQTAKDIVNTYAEADLHRIFGMYGEIQNAKTLARTIVTARLNSPINTIADLKGAIATLIPRGKENKYLAQVFQALRIEVNQELEALQEFLKQTVEVLAPGGRLVVMSYHSLEDRLVKSFIAKGKFSGELEKDIYGNDDRPFEAVSRKAITATEDEIKLNNRARSAKLRIAVKK; the protein is encoded by the coding sequence ATGAGTAATTACCATAACCCGGTGATGCTGGCGGAGTGTATTGAGGGGCTTAATATTAACCCTGAAGGTACTTATGTAGATGTAACCTTTGGTGGCGGTGGCCACTCGCGCGAGATATTGAAGCATTTGGGTCCGCAGGGTAAACTGATAGCCTTTGATCAGGATGTTGATGCCCAGGCCAATGCTATAGATGATGAGCGTTTTGTTTTTGTTGATCAGAACTTCCGTTATCTCAAAAACTTCTGCCGTTTACATGGGGCGATCCCTGTGGATGGTATACTGGCAGATCTGGGTGTTTCCTCGCATCAGTTTGATAAAGCTGAACGCGGTTTTTCAACCCGTTTTGATGCGGATTTGGATATGAGGATGGATCAATCGGCAACACAAACGGCTAAGGATATTGTAAATACCTACGCCGAGGCTGATCTGCATCGCATTTTTGGGATGTACGGCGAAATTCAGAATGCTAAAACGCTGGCCCGTACCATAGTAACTGCGCGCTTAAACTCGCCGATCAATACCATTGCCGATTTAAAAGGTGCCATTGCAACTTTAATTCCGCGGGGGAAAGAGAATAAATACCTGGCCCAGGTTTTCCAGGCCTTGCGGATTGAGGTTAACCAGGAGCTGGAAGCCTTGCAGGAGTTTTTAAAACAAACGGTTGAGGTATTGGCTCCAGGTGGCCGGTTGGTAGTCATGTCCTACCACTCGTTGGAAGACAGGCTGGTGAAGAGCTTTATTGCCAAGGGCAAATTTAGCGGCGAACTGGAAAAAGATATTTATGGTAATGATGACCGACCTTTTGAAGCCGTGAGCCGCAAGGCCATTACCGCTACAGAGGATGAGATTAAATTAAATAACAGGGCACGCAGTGCTAAATTAAGGATAGCTGTAAAAAAATGA
- the lepB gene encoding signal peptidase I, giving the protein MQWKFNFKKQPGTSKPKKSKTREWLDAVMFAAVAATLIRGLLFSAYAIPSGSMESSLLTGDYLFVSKINYGPRMPFTPVAVPFLESTITQYNIKTYWDGIKLPYFRLPGLSEIKKGDIVVFNKPEEADPSYNRPVDARTNLIKRCQATPGDVLTIVNTQVYINGKAAPNAEKAQTSYQVVTDGMAMNELIFKQLHIEVLRQSDMNNYEMIIPNESVSVLKSYSNIKSVTPVVEAAGIYDASVFPHNEKFKWNMDNLGPLTLPKRGMTIALNDSTMILYRRAIELYENNKVAVNGKDIMINGKKADTYTFKMNYYWMMGDNRHNSLDSRFWGYVPEDHVVGKAMITWMSIDSAGTFLDKVRWNRILKPIK; this is encoded by the coding sequence ATGCAATGGAAGTTCAACTTTAAAAAGCAACCAGGGACCAGCAAACCCAAAAAATCAAAAACGCGCGAATGGCTGGATGCCGTAATGTTCGCTGCTGTTGCGGCTACACTTATACGGGGATTGCTATTTTCGGCATACGCAATTCCTTCCGGTTCTATGGAGAGCAGTTTACTAACGGGCGATTACCTGTTCGTCAGCAAGATTAATTACGGGCCGCGCATGCCTTTTACGCCTGTAGCTGTTCCATTCCTGGAATCAACCATCACGCAGTATAATATCAAAACCTACTGGGATGGTATTAAGTTGCCCTATTTTCGTTTACCGGGTTTAAGCGAAATTAAGAAAGGCGACATTGTGGTATTTAATAAGCCAGAGGAGGCTGATCCATCCTACAACCGCCCTGTTGACGCGCGTACCAACCTAATTAAGCGTTGCCAGGCCACACCCGGCGATGTATTGACCATTGTAAACACCCAGGTGTACATTAACGGCAAGGCTGCACCCAATGCGGAAAAGGCCCAAACATCGTATCAGGTCGTTACCGATGGCATGGCCATGAATGAGTTGATATTTAAGCAACTGCACATTGAAGTACTGCGCCAAAGCGATATGAATAACTACGAAATGATTATCCCTAACGAAAGTGTGTCTGTTTTAAAATCGTACAGTAATATTAAAAGCGTTACGCCGGTTGTTGAAGCCGCAGGTATTTACGATGCTTCGGTATTTCCGCACAATGAAAAGTTTAAATGGAATATGGATAATTTGGGCCCGCTTACTTTGCCTAAAAGAGGCATGACGATAGCGCTTAACGACTCAACCATGATTTTATATCGCAGGGCGATTGAACTATATGAAAACAACAAGGTAGCCGTAAACGGGAAAGATATCATGATCAACGGAAAGAAGGCTGATACCTATACCTTTAAAATGAACTATTACTGGATGATGGGCGATAACCGCCATAACTCGCTCGATTCGCGCTTTTGGGGATATGTTCCGGAAGACCACGTGGTTGGCAAGGCAATGATCACCTGGATGAGTATCGATTCGGCAGGAACCTTCCTGGACAAGGTGCGTTGGAACAGGATTTTGAAACCGATAAAATAA
- a CDS encoding GNAT family N-acetyltransferase → MIKFISADDVLDIRNLVLREGRLRPEECRFPSDEVAGAFHLGYFDQDELVCVASFHQQIYAAYQGKAYQLRGMATLESHRGKSIGNQLLNFAIVYLRGQKANYIWCNARLKALKFYQNTGFEIISDQFEIAGIGPHYVLYLKIQ, encoded by the coding sequence ATGATCAAATTTATTAGTGCCGATGATGTGCTGGATATACGTAACCTGGTGTTACGTGAAGGCAGGTTACGGCCCGAAGAATGCCGTTTCCCTTCGGATGAAGTTGCAGGTGCGTTTCACCTCGGCTATTTTGATCAGGATGAATTGGTGTGCGTGGCCTCCTTTCATCAACAAATTTACGCGGCTTATCAAGGTAAAGCCTATCAATTGCGTGGTATGGCTACGTTAGAGAGCCATCGCGGTAAAAGTATAGGCAACCAATTGCTTAATTTCGCTATCGTTTACCTGCGTGGGCAAAAAGCCAATTACATTTGGTGTAATGCCCGATTAAAAGCCTTGAAATTTTACCAGAATACCGGGTTCGAAATTATTTCTGATCAGTTTGAGATCGCCGGTATCGGCCCTCATTATGTGCTGTATTTAAAAATTCAATAG
- a CDS encoding CocE/NonD family hydrolase: MISNVHPISRYILIILCLVKTSCVLGQQAPDAQYIKDNYQKFEYQVPMRDGKKLFTSVYVPKDESRKYPFMMDRTCYSVAPYGTDKYRPSLGPSSHFTHDGYIFVYQDVRGRWMSEGIYEEMTPELEVHKTNKDVDEGTDTYDTIDWLLKNIPNNNGKVGVWGISYPGFYTTTALLSRHPALVAASPQAPIADLWRDDGWHNGAFFLVANFGFYPFFTNRQDDKPTQRPGGHFDPGTEDGYDFFMKMGPIKNTNDKYYKDTIRLWNEMLDHPDYDKHWEDRNVLPRLHDIKTAVLVTGGWYDAEDLYGAINTYKTLAKNNPKTPVYFAMGPWVHGGWARGDGDHLGDVDFGQATGPYYRENIEFQFFSHYLKGTELALPPVNVFETGINQWKTYQTWPPVQAREKQLYFLPGGKLSFSAPSVAKDSYDEYISDPANPVPFVQDRNQTMDMQREYMTADQRFLSSRKDVLSYQSDVLDQDVTIAGNIWANLKVSTTGTDADFVVKVLDVYPDTAANTKWTGKDIKMGGYQQMVRSEPIRGKYRNSFSKPEPFVPGKVTPVNFELQDVLHTFKKGHRIMVQVQSTWFPLIDRNPQTFVNIMKANEADFKKATQRIYTSKLHPSFLKVRVM; encoded by the coding sequence TTGATCAGCAACGTTCATCCCATCAGCAGATATATCCTCATCATTCTTTGTTTAGTCAAAACGAGCTGCGTATTGGGTCAGCAAGCTCCCGATGCGCAATACATTAAGGATAACTATCAGAAGTTTGAGTACCAGGTGCCGATGCGAGACGGTAAAAAGCTGTTCACCTCGGTATATGTACCCAAAGACGAATCCCGGAAGTACCCCTTCATGATGGACCGTACCTGCTACAGCGTAGCACCTTATGGCACTGATAAATACCGGCCAAGCCTGGGGCCATCATCCCATTTTACACACGACGGCTATATTTTTGTTTACCAGGATGTGCGCGGCCGATGGATGAGCGAGGGTATTTATGAAGAGATGACTCCCGAGTTGGAAGTGCATAAAACCAATAAGGATGTAGATGAAGGTACCGATACCTACGATACCATTGATTGGCTGCTTAAAAACATACCCAATAATAATGGCAAGGTTGGCGTTTGGGGAATATCCTATCCCGGTTTTTATACCACAACCGCTTTACTGAGCAGGCACCCGGCATTGGTAGCCGCCTCGCCGCAAGCCCCCATTGCCGATTTATGGCGCGACGACGGCTGGCACAATGGTGCGTTTTTCCTGGTGGCCAATTTTGGCTTTTACCCGTTTTTTACCAACCGGCAGGATGATAAGCCTACGCAACGCCCGGGTGGGCATTTTGACCCGGGCACTGAAGATGGCTATGATTTTTTTATGAAGATGGGGCCCATCAAAAACACTAACGATAAATATTATAAAGATACCATCAGGTTATGGAACGAGATGCTGGATCATCCGGATTACGACAAGCATTGGGAAGATCGTAATGTATTGCCTCGTTTACACGATATTAAAACAGCCGTATTGGTTACCGGTGGATGGTACGATGCGGAGGATTTGTACGGGGCCATCAACACGTATAAAACCCTGGCAAAAAATAATCCTAAAACACCAGTTTACTTTGCCATGGGCCCCTGGGTACACGGTGGCTGGGCGCGTGGCGATGGCGATCATTTAGGTGACGTAGATTTTGGCCAGGCAACAGGCCCCTACTATCGCGAAAACATCGAGTTTCAATTTTTTAGCCATTATTTAAAAGGCACTGAACTTGCTTTACCGCCGGTTAACGTTTTTGAAACCGGTATTAACCAATGGAAAACCTACCAAACCTGGCCACCCGTGCAGGCACGTGAAAAGCAATTGTATTTTTTGCCGGGTGGCAAGCTTTCCTTCAGTGCGCCATCGGTTGCTAAAGATAGTTATGACGAATATATATCCGATCCGGCTAACCCGGTTCCGTTTGTGCAGGACCGGAACCAAACCATGGATATGCAACGCGAATACATGACTGCCGATCAGCGTTTCTTATCATCCCGTAAGGATGTATTAAGTTATCAAAGCGATGTGCTTGATCAGGATGTCACCATAGCGGGCAACATCTGGGCAAATTTAAAAGTATCAACCACGGGCACCGATGCCGACTTTGTAGTTAAAGTGCTCGATGTTTATCCCGATACCGCCGCCAATACCAAATGGACAGGCAAGGATATAAAGATGGGTGGATACCAGCAAATGGTACGCAGTGAGCCCATTCGCGGTAAATACCGTAATAGCTTCAGCAAACCGGAGCCCTTTGTTCCCGGCAAGGTAACACCCGTTAACTTTGAGCTACAGGATGTATTGCACACCTTTAAAAAAGGCCATCGGATCATGGTGCAGGTACAGAGTACCTGGTTTCCGTTGATTGATCGTAATCCGCAAACGTTTGTCAATATCATGAAGGCCAATGAAGCCGATTTTAAAAAGGCAACACAGCGGATTTATACATCAAAACTTCATCCAAGCTTTTTGAAGGTGCGGGTAATGTGA
- a CDS encoding penicillin-binding protein, translated as MSIRTNILLRVYLAFGLIMLFALAVMVQLCRVQFVQGKKWRAMADSLSTRYVNVEAARGNIFSYDGSLLATSVPEYELHMDLLAGGIADDHIFYEKVDSLAQKMSAFFGDKPASDYSRLLRNARKDSSRYELIRRNVTYLELKQVRKFPIFNMGKYKGGLIIVQKNKRILPFRSLAARTIGYKNENITNPVGLEGAYANYINGESGKRLMQRIAGGVWMPVNGDEEEIAPKEGADIISTIDVNFQDVAQKALEKQLIKSDADHGVVILMEVKTGEIRAVANYTKVAPGEYKEKFNYAIAGNQDPGSTFKIASYMALLEDHKVDTNTRVNTGTYQIPGHLIKDSHGSIGVVSVKRAFEESSNAAVAYLVNTAYHYNQSQFTDHLYKWHLNEMLKLQIPGEAQPVIKNPKNVSWNKNMTLPQMAYGYEMQLTPLKMLSFYNAVANNGKYISPVFVREIKRMGNTVEQFEARVINPKICSDETLKKMQEMLAGVVSEGTGKSIINNPLYKIAGKTGTAQVADGNKGYRAKKQYQASFCGYFPADHPKYSLIVVINDPKNGYYGAQVAGPPFREIADKVYSSDLEMNQSTPIHFVGNTQPPKIKTGDRKAINQVYTKLGMKPLYASATPVETDTSNGIAVDEIKYKRGYVPAVTGMGLSDALYALGNAGYKVTVRGSGVVARQSVTGGSVIPKGSKILIELE; from the coding sequence ATGAGTATCCGGACTAACATATTGCTGAGGGTTTACCTTGCATTTGGCTTGATCATGCTATTTGCACTGGCTGTAATGGTACAATTGTGCCGTGTACAGTTTGTGCAGGGTAAAAAGTGGCGCGCAATGGCCGATAGCTTATCAACCCGTTATGTGAATGTTGAAGCCGCCCGTGGCAATATATTTTCTTACGACGGTAGTTTGCTGGCTACCTCGGTGCCGGAGTATGAGCTGCACATGGATTTATTGGCAGGCGGTATTGCCGATGATCATATATTTTACGAAAAGGTTGATTCGCTGGCGCAAAAGATGTCGGCATTTTTTGGCGACAAGCCAGCCTCTGATTACTCGCGATTGTTGAGAAATGCGCGGAAAGATAGCTCGCGGTATGAGCTTATCCGCCGTAACGTAACTTACCTTGAGTTAAAGCAGGTACGCAAGTTCCCTATTTTTAATATGGGCAAATACAAGGGCGGGCTCATCATCGTACAAAAAAATAAAAGAATTTTGCCTTTCCGGTCGCTGGCAGCGCGTACTATAGGCTATAAAAATGAGAACATTACCAACCCAGTTGGTTTAGAAGGAGCTTACGCTAATTACATTAACGGGGAGAGCGGCAAGCGTTTGATGCAGCGTATAGCAGGCGGCGTGTGGATGCCTGTTAATGGCGATGAAGAAGAAATAGCGCCTAAGGAGGGTGCCGATATTATTTCGACCATTGATGTTAATTTTCAGGATGTAGCTCAAAAGGCGCTTGAAAAGCAATTGATAAAAAGCGATGCCGATCATGGCGTAGTGATACTGATGGAAGTTAAAACTGGCGAGATACGTGCGGTGGCTAATTACACCAAGGTTGCGCCCGGCGAATACAAGGAGAAGTTTAATTATGCCATAGCTGGTAACCAGGATCCGGGTTCTACTTTTAAAATTGCATCGTATATGGCTTTGCTTGAAGATCATAAGGTTGATACCAATACCCGTGTAAATACAGGTACCTATCAAATTCCCGGTCATTTGATCAAAGATTCTCACGGTAGTATTGGTGTGGTATCGGTTAAGCGGGCGTTCGAAGAATCATCAAACGCGGCGGTTGCTTATTTGGTTAATACCGCTTATCACTATAATCAATCGCAATTTACTGATCATTTGTACAAATGGCACCTGAATGAGATGTTGAAATTGCAAATACCGGGGGAAGCGCAGCCGGTAATTAAAAACCCTAAAAATGTGAGCTGGAATAAAAATATGACACTGCCGCAAATGGCTTATGGGTACGAAATGCAGCTTACGCCACTAAAAATGCTTTCGTTTTATAACGCGGTAGCCAATAACGGCAAATATATCTCGCCTGTTTTTGTGAGGGAGATTAAAAGAATGGGTAATACTGTTGAGCAGTTTGAGGCCCGGGTGATCAATCCCAAAATATGTTCGGATGAGACATTGAAGAAAATGCAGGAGATGTTGGCAGGCGTGGTATCAGAAGGAACGGGAAAATCGATCATCAATAACCCTTTATATAAAATAGCAGGTAAAACCGGTACGGCGCAGGTGGCCGATGGCAACAAAGGTTACAGGGCAAAAAAACAATACCAGGCGTCTTTTTGTGGGTATTTCCCGGCAGATCATCCTAAGTATTCTTTAATCGTGGTGATTAACGATCCTAAAAATGGCTACTACGGTGCGCAAGTTGCAGGTCCGCCTTTCCGGGAGATCGCTGATAAAGTTTACTCGAGCGACCTGGAAATGAACCAAAGCACGCCTATCCATTTTGTTGGCAATACCCAGCCGCCCAAAATTAAAACCGGCGACCGCAAGGCTATTAACCAGGTGTACACCAAATTAGGGATGAAGCCTTTATATGCCTCAGCTACCCCGGTTGAAACAGATACAAGCAACGGCATTGCAGTTGATGAAATTAAATATAAAAGAGGTTATGTGCCCGCTGTAACAGGCATGGGTTTAAGTGATGCGTTGTATGCTCTGGGTAATGCGGGTTATAAAGTAACTGTTCGGGGCAGCGGGGTAGTTGCCCGGCAGTCTGTAACAGGTGGTAGTGTTATTCCTAAAGGATCAAAAATTTTAATCGAACTGGAATGA
- the mraZ gene encoding division/cell wall cluster transcriptional repressor MraZ, which translates to MSHFLGEFDCKLDTKGRMMIPVGLKKQLPEAEREGLVINRGFEKHLVIYTRKEWDKIVEDLAKLNQYEKKTREFIRYFTRGASELTLDAANRVLLPKALTDYAGIGTDVVLSCQFNKIEVWAKDAYDSQMDNEPENFANLAEEVMGNLGRAANE; encoded by the coding sequence ATGTCCCATTTTTTAGGAGAATTTGATTGTAAACTGGATACCAAAGGGAGGATGATGATTCCCGTTGGCCTCAAAAAACAGCTTCCTGAAGCTGAAAGAGAGGGTCTTGTGATCAATCGGGGCTTCGAGAAACACCTGGTAATTTATACCCGGAAGGAGTGGGATAAGATAGTAGAAGACCTTGCAAAACTTAACCAGTACGAAAAAAAGACACGCGAGTTTATCAGATATTTTACCCGCGGCGCCTCAGAACTGACGCTCGACGCTGCTAACCGGGTGTTATTGCCCAAAGCTTTGACAGACTATGCCGGTATAGGTACCGATGTAGTACTATCATGCCAGTTTAATAAAATTGAGGTTTGGGCCAAGGATGCTTATGATTCGCAAATGGATAACGAACCGGAAAACTTTGCTAACCTGGCAGAAGAAGTGATGGGTAATTTAGGGAGGGCAGCAAATGAGTAA
- a CDS encoding FtsL-like putative cell division protein, giving the protein MTNRLRAEILEEEEAERELIVEEKAPREFSENFFTQLFTKGFVSTDSATKALPFIIYLAFLGMLYIANRHLSEKNLREIDKLTKEVKELNWAYKSTKSDLAYKSTLTEVAKKVDTLGIKIAVEPPQKLTIEDDSK; this is encoded by the coding sequence ATGACGAACCGTTTACGTGCAGAAATTCTGGAAGAGGAAGAAGCAGAAAGGGAATTAATTGTTGAGGAGAAAGCCCCAAGGGAGTTCTCTGAAAACTTTTTTACCCAGCTTTTTACCAAGGGATTCGTATCGACCGATTCGGCAACAAAGGCCTTGCCTTTTATTATATACCTGGCTTTTTTGGGTATGCTTTACATCGCCAACAGGCATCTGTCAGAAAAAAACCTGCGCGAAATTGATAAACTAACAAAGGAAGTAAAGGAGCTTAATTGGGCTTATAAGTCAACCAAATCCGATTTAGCTTATAAAAGTACATTAACAGAGGTTGCAAAAAAAGTGGACACTTTGGGTATAAAAATAGCTGTTGAGCCACCACAAAAACTAACTATTGAAGACGATAGCAAATGA
- a CDS encoding phosphoglycerate kinase, which produces MKTIDLIKFSGKRALIRVDFNVPLDDSFNITDDNRMTAALPTIEKILKDGGSVILMSHLGRPKDGPTNKYSLKHLVPHLSDLLGQQVEFADDCIGADALQKAKDLKPGEVLLLENLRFYKEEEKGDKDFAEKLSKLGDIYVNDAFGTAHRAHASTAVIAQFFPDAKYFGYLMAGELANAEKVLNGAVKPFTAIMGGAKVSDKIELIEKLLDKVDNLIIGGGMAYTFAKAQGGNIGKSLVEADKLDLANSLVQKAKDKGVNLLLPTDSVIADNFSNDANTEAAQNNNIKDGWMGLDIGPESIAAFSKVVEESKTILWNGPMGVFEMEKFEKGTKAIAEAVVKATENGAFSLIGGGDSAAAVAKFNLTDDVSYVSTGGGALLEYMEGKELPGVKAINE; this is translated from the coding sequence ATGAAAACAATTGATTTAATCAAATTTTCAGGTAAACGTGCCTTAATCAGGGTTGATTTCAACGTACCGTTGGATGATAGTTTTAATATAACAGATGATAACCGCATGACAGCGGCTTTGCCTACGATTGAAAAGATATTGAAAGACGGCGGTTCGGTGATACTGATGTCGCACCTGGGGCGCCCTAAAGACGGGCCTACCAATAAATATTCATTAAAACACCTGGTACCGCATCTGTCGGATCTGCTTGGCCAGCAGGTGGAATTTGCCGACGATTGCATTGGCGCTGATGCTTTGCAAAAAGCTAAGGATTTAAAACCAGGCGAAGTTTTACTGTTAGAAAACCTTCGCTTTTATAAAGAAGAAGAAAAAGGCGACAAGGATTTTGCTGAAAAATTATCAAAGCTTGGCGATATTTATGTAAACGATGCTTTTGGTACCGCGCATCGTGCGCATGCCTCAACAGCTGTAATAGCGCAGTTTTTTCCGGATGCCAAATATTTTGGTTACCTGATGGCCGGCGAGCTGGCTAATGCCGAAAAGGTATTGAACGGAGCAGTAAAACCTTTTACAGCCATTATGGGTGGTGCTAAAGTATCCGATAAAATTGAACTGATAGAAAAATTGCTGGATAAGGTTGATAACCTGATTATCGGCGGCGGCATGGCTTATACCTTTGCCAAGGCACAAGGTGGTAATATAGGTAAATCATTGGTTGAGGCTGATAAGCTTGACCTGGCTAACAGCCTGGTGCAAAAAGCCAAAGATAAAGGCGTTAACTTGTTATTGCCAACCGACTCTGTTATTGCCGATAATTTCTCGAACGATGCTAATACCGAAGCTGCTCAAAACAATAACATCAAGGATGGCTGGATGGGCTTAGATATCGGCCCTGAGTCGATAGCCGCCTTCAGCAAGGTAGTTGAGGAATCAAAAACCATTTTATGGAACGGCCCGATGGGTGTTTTTGAAATGGAGAAATTTGAAAAAGGAACCAAAGCCATTGCCGAGGCAGTTGTAAAAGCTACCGAAAACGGTGCCTTCTCCTTAATCGGTGGTGGTGACTCTGCAGCTGCGGTTGCCAAATTTAACCTGACTGATGATGTAAGTTATGTATCAACCGGCGGTGGTGCCTTGCTGGAATATATGGAAGGTAAAGAATTGCCAGGCGTTAAAGCCATCAACGAATAA